In a genomic window of Colius striatus isolate bColStr4 chromosome 2, bColStr4.1.hap1, whole genome shotgun sequence:
- the NKX2-4 gene encoding homeobox protein Nkx-2.4, whose product MSLSPKHTTPFSVTDILSPMEESYKKFGGMDGAGGLGAPLGPYRQPPVPAAAAVPQHVVAGPTGTAAYHMPHGVSQFPHGAVGGYCNGGLGNMGELPAYPEGMRSGAAAGGGWYGAGGDPRYSSISRFMGPSAGMNVAGMGGLSGIAEGAKAIVPLHAAPRRKRRVLFSQAQVYELERRFKQQKYLSAPEREHLASLIHLTPTQVKIWFQNHRYKMKRQAKDKAAAQQLHPDGGGGLCQQHSPRRVAVPVLVKDGKPCPPPGSGTPAPGQPAPPPPAASAGALPAAAPAAHPHPGSLGQAADLEELSPSPPALHGQVPSMAPMDSAGVDYHGGMVSPNLLYGRTW is encoded by the exons ATGTCGCTGAGCCCCAAGCACACGACGCCCTTCTCGGTGACCGACATCCTCAGCCCGATGGAGGAGAGCTACAAGAAGTTCGGCGGCATGGACGGGGCGGGCGGGCTGGGCGCGCCCCTCGGGCCCTACCGCCAGCCGCCggtgcccgccgccgccgccgtcccGCAGCACGTCGTGGCGGGTCCCACAGGCACGGCCGCCTACCACATGCCCCACGGCGTCTCCCAGTTCCCGCACGGCGCCGTCGGGGGCTACTGCAACGGCGGGCTGGGCAACATGGGCGAGCTGCCCGCCTACCCCGAGGGGATGAggagcggcgcggcggcgggaggcggctgGTACGGGGCCGGCGGCGACCCCCGTTACTCCAGCA TCTCCAGGTTCATGGGCCCGTCGGCGGGGATGAACGTGGCCGGGATGGGCGGCCTGAGCGGCATCGCCGAGGGCGCCAAGGCCATCGTGCCGCTCCACGCAGCCCCgcggaggaagaggagggtgcTCTTCTCCCAGGCGCAGGTCTACGAGCTGGAGCGGCGGTTCAAGCAGCAGAAGTACCTGTCGGCGCCGGAGCGGGAGCACCTGGCCAGTCTGATCCACCTCACCCCCACGCAGGTCAAGATCTGGTTCCAGAACCATCGCTACAAGATGAAGCGCCAGGCCAAGGACAAGGCGGCCGCCCAGCAGCTGCACCccgacggcggcggcggcctctgccagcagcactcGCCCCGCCGCGTCGCCGTGCCCGTGCTGGTGAAGGACGGCAAGCCCTGCCCGCCGCCGGGCAGCGGCACCCCGGCCCCCGGGCAGCCCGcgcccccgcccccggccgccTCCGCCGGGGCtctgcccgccgccgcccccgccgcccacCCGCACCCCGGCTCGCTGGGGCAGGCGGCCGACCTGGAGGAGCTCTCGCCCAGCCCGCCGGCGCTGCACGGCCAGGTGCCCTCCATGGCTCCTATGGACTCGGCCGGCGTCGATTACCACGGCGGCATGGTCAGCCCCAACCTGCTCTACGGCAGGACGTGGTAA
- the NKX2-2 gene encoding homeobox protein Nkx-2.2 → MSLTNTKTGFSVKDILDLPDTNDEDGSAAEGGEEESEAPEPPKKAGVLGQTPLDTVQTLPLKNPFYDNSDNPYTRWLASAEGIQYSLHGLTGGGGGQDPSAKSPEPSADESPDNEKEAAGGGDAGKKRKRRVLFSKAQTYELERRFRQQRYLSAPEREHLASLIRLTPTQVKIWFQNHRYKMKRARAEKGMEVTPLPSPRRVAVPVLVRDGKPCHTLKAQDLAAATFQTGIPFSAYSAQSLQHMQYNAQYSAASNPQYPSAHHLVQAQQWTW, encoded by the exons ATGTCTCTGACCAACACAAAGACGGGTTTTTCGGTGAAGGACATTTTGGACCTCCCCGACACCAACGATGAGGACGGCTCCGCCGCGGAGGGCGGCGAGGAAGAGAGCGAGGCGCCGGAGCCGCCCAAGAAAGCGGGAGTTTTGGGACAAACCCCCTTGGACACTGTTCAGACGCTGCCTTTGAAGAACCCTTTCTATGATAACAGCGATAATCCCTACACGCGTTGGCTGGCGAGCGCCGAGGGCATCCAATACTCCC TGCACGGGCTaacggggggcggcggcggccaggACCCCTCCGCCAAGTCACCAGAGCCGTCGGCCGACGAATCGCCCGACAATGAGAAGGaagcggcgggcggcggcgacgcggggaagaagaggaagaggagggtgcTCTTCTCCAAGGCACAGACCTACGAGCTGGAGCGGCGGTTCCGGCAGCAGCGGTACCTGTCGGCGCCGGAGCGCGAGCACCTAGCCAGCCTGATCCGCCTCACTCCCACCCAGGTGAAGATCTGGTTCCAGAACCATCGCTACAAGATGAAGCGGGCCCGGGCCGAGAAAGGTATGGAAGTgactcctcttccctccccGCGGCGGGTGGCCGTGCCGGTCTTGGTCAGGGACGGCAAGCCCTGCCACACGCTCAAAGCTCAGGACTTGGCAGCCGCGACCTTCCAGACGGGCATCCCCTTCTCCGCTTATAGCGCCCAGTCCCTACAGCATATGCAATACAACGCCCAGTACAGCGCTGCCAGCAACCCCCAGTACCCCTCGGCACACCACTTGGTACAGGCGCAGCAGTGGACTTGGTGA